Proteins encoded within one genomic window of Urocitellus parryii isolate mUroPar1 chromosome 16, mUroPar1.hap1, whole genome shotgun sequence:
- the Ruvbl1 gene encoding ruvB-like 1: MKIEEVKSTTKTQRIASHSHVKGLGLDESGLAKQAASGLVGQENAREACGVIVELIKSKKMAGRAVLLAGPPGTGKTALALAIAQELGSKVPFCPMVGSEVYSTEIKKTEVLMENFRRAIGLRIKETKEVYEGEVTELTPCETENPMGGYGKTISHVIIGLKTAKGTKQLKLDPSIFESLQKERVEAGDVIYIEANSGAVKRQGRCDTYATEFDLEAEEYVPLPKGDVHKKKEIIQDVTLHDLDVANARPQGGQDILSMMGQLMKPKKTEITDKLRGEINKVVNKYIDQGVAELVPGVLFVDEVHMLDIECFTYLHRALESSIAPIVIFASNRGNCVIRGTEDVTSPHGIPLDLLDRVMIIRTMLYSPQEMKQIIKIRAQTEGINISEEALNHLGEIGTKTTLRYSVQLLTPANLLAKINGKDSIEKEHVEEISELFYDAKSSAKILADQQDKYMK, from the exons ATGAAGATCGAGGAGGTGAAGAGCACCACGAAGACGCAGCGCATCGCGTCGCACAGCCACgtgaaggggctggggctcgACGAGAGCGGCCTGGCCAAGCAGGCGGCCTCGGGGCTCGTGGGCCAGGAGAACGCGCGGGAG GCATGTGGCGTCATCGTGGAGTTAATCAAAAGCAAGAAGATGGCGGGAAGAGCCGTGCTGTTGGCGGGACCCCCGGGAACTGGCAAG ACAGCCCTGGCCCTGGCGATTGCTCAGGAGCTGGGGAGTAAGGTACCTTTCTGCCCCATGGTGGGGAGCGAAGTCTACTCCACGGAGATCAAGAAGACAGAGGTGCTGATGGAGAACTTCCGCAGGGCCATCG GGCTGCGGATCAAGGAGACCAAGGAGGTGTACGAGGGGGAGGTGACGGAGCTGACGCCGTGTGAGACCGAGAACCCGATGGGCGGCTACGGCAAGACCATCAGCCACGTGATCATAGGCCTCAAGACAGCCAAGGGCACCAAGCAGCTCAAG CTGGACCCCAGCATTTTTGAAAGTCTCCAGAAGGAGCGAGTGGAGGCCGGGGACGTCATCTACATCGAGGCCAACAGCGGGGCCGTGAAG AGGCAGGGCCGCTGCGACACCTACGCCACCGAGTTCGACCTGGAGGCCGAGGAGTACGTGCCCCTGCCCAAGGGCGACGTGCACAAGAAGAAGGAGATCATCCAGGACGTGACGCTGCACGACCTGGACGTGGCCAACGCCAGACCCCAG GGAGGACAAGACATCCTGTCCATGATGGGCCAGTTGATGAAGCCAAAGAAGACCGAGATCACAG ACAAACTCCGGGGCGAGATCAACAAGGTGGTGAACAAGTACATCGACCAGGGCGTGGCCGAGCTGGTCCCCGGCGTGCTGTTCGTGGACGAGGTGCACATGCTGGACATCGAGTGCTTCACCTACCTGCACCGCGCTCTGGAATCTTCCATCGCTCCCATCGTGATCTTTGCCTCCAACCGAGGCAACTGTGTTATCAG GGGCACTGAGGACGTCACCTCTCCCCACGGCATCCCCCTGGACCTGCTGGACCGCGTCATGATCATCCGCACCATGCTCTACTCGCCGCAGGAGATGAAGCAG ATCATTAAGATCCGAGCCCAGACGGAGGGGATCAACATCAGTGAGGAGGCGCTCAACCACCTGGGAGAGATCGGCACCAAGACCACTCTGAG GTACTCGGTGCAGCTGCTGACCCCAGCCAACCTGCTGGCCAAGATCAACGGGAAGGACAGCATCGAGAAGGAGCACGTGGAGGAGATCAGCGAGCTCTTCTACGACGCCAAGTCCTCGGCCAAGATCCTGGCTGACCAGCAGGACAAGTACATGAAGTGA